CGCCTCCGGCGCTGCCGGAGCCGATCACGATGTAGTCGTACCGCTCGTCGGCCATGGTTCCCTCTTGTCGCCCAGTGACGTGGGACACAAACCTACTGCGGGTATGTCAATGACACAACTACTGTCACGGTTTCAGTGCCGCGCGGACCGCCTGCGCGATGCGGTCTCCCAGGTCCCGCCGGCCCTCTCGGTCGACCGGCACCTCGAGCACGCGAATGCCGTCGCCGTCCTCGGCCAGCGCGTCCGCGAGGTCGGCCGGACGGACCAGGCGGTGCGGCACCCGGTACCCCGCGCACAGCGCGCCGATGTCGGCGCCGGTCGGGGTCGCGTAGATCCGCTCGAACGACGCGGCGTACTCGGGACCGCCCTGCTCCAGGGTGGAGAAGATGCTGCCACCGTCGTCGGACGCCACGACGATCGTCAGGTCGGGCCGCGGCTCCTCCGGACCGATCAGCAGGCCGTTGCTGCCGTGCAGGAACGTCAGGTCCCCGACGTACGCGATCGCGCGGGTCGAGGGACGCGCCAGCGCGGCGCCGATCGCGGTCGACAGCGTGCCGTCGATGCCGGCGAGGCCACGGTTGGCGATGACGAGCCGTTTCTCGCCGACCGGGTAGGGCCGGGCCACCAGGTCCAGGTCGCGGATCGGGCTGGAGGATCCCACGAACAGCAGACCGCCCGGCGGGACGGCGGCATTGACCGCCTTCGCGACGTCGTACGGCGTGGAGCCGTCGAGCTGGCCGTCGATCGCGGCGGTCGCGGCCCGGTCGGCGTCCTTCCACTCGCCGAGCCAGTCCCGCGGGCCCGGGCCGGCCACCTGCACCTCGTGCGTGAACGTCACGTTCTCGCCCGCCGGGACCGGGAAGGTCGACTGGTCGCCGACGTGGACGATCTCGATGTCGGTGCGGGCCAGGAGCCGCGACACCGGGCGGCTGAGGGTCGCGTGCCCGAAGCTGACGACCCGCTCGACCCGGTCCGCGAGCGGCGCGTGGGCCAGCAGGAGGCGGTACGCCACGATCGCCTCGTCACCGTTGCGCGATCCCGAGCTCGGCTCGGCCAGCAGGGGCCAGCCGCCGTCCAGCGCCGCGATGCGAGCGGGCTGGCGGGCGTCGTCCCCTGCGACCACGACGGTGCGGGGACCCGGGTCGAGGACGTGTGGGTCGGCGGCAGCGCTGCCCCGCAACCGGGTCCCGGCGGCGCCGAAGTCCCAGTCCTGGACCGGCTCGATGAGAGGCTCGTCGAGCTCGAGGTTGAGGTGGGCGGGCCCGCCCGTCACCTGCTTCACGCGCTCGACGAACGGCACGCCCGGGAAGATCTCGCGCTGGTCGGTGGTCTGGTTCGCTCCGGTGCCGCGCAGGCGTCCGGGCCGGTCAGCCGTGATCGCCAGCACGGGCACGTCACTGTGGACGGCCTCGAGCATCGCAGGGTGCAGGTTGGCGACGGCGGTGCCCGACGTCGTGACGACCGGGACGAGCCGCCGCGAGGCCTTGGCCATGCCCAGCGCCAGGAAGGCCGCCTCCCGCTCGTCGACCCGGACGTGCAGACGGATCAGCCCCTGCTCGTCGGCTGCGGCCAGCGCGAGCGCGAGGGGTCCGGAGCGCGAGCCGGGCGCCAGGACGGCGTCCGTGACCCCGAGCCCGAGCAGGTGCATCGCCAGCCTGCGGGCCACACCCACCGAGTGCTGCTCGCTCATGCCAGGACCGCCCGGACCGCGGAGAGTCGGGCCTGCCACCGGGCGTCGGTCTCGCCGTCGGCGGCGACCTGCTCGTACGCGGCGAGGTCCAGCGACGGGCGCCCGACGGGCAGGAAGCCGTCGACCGGGACGAGGGGTGACGCGACCACGTCGCCGTCGAGCAGGGAGGTGGTGCCCAGCCCGCACGCGTACGGCAGCTCGGGCAGGGCCGAGGCGAGCGCGAGCCCGGCGGCGAGGCCGATCGAGGTCTCGACCGCGCTGGAGACGACGACGGGCAGGCCGATCTGCTCCGCGATGCGCAGGCACGCGTGCACGCCGCCGAGGGGCGCCACCTTCAGCACGGCGATGTCCGCGGCCTCGAGCTCGACCACGCGGAACGGGTCCTCCGCGCGCCGGATCGACTCGTCGGCCGCGATCGGCACGTCGACCCGGCGGCGCACGGCGGCCAGCCCCTCGACCGACGCGCAGGGCTGCTCGACGTACTCCAGCCCCCCGGCAGCGAGGTCCAGGGCCGCGATGGCACCGAACGCGTCGTCGACGGACCAGCCGCCGTTGGCGTCGACCCGGACCCGGCCACCGGGACCGATCGCGTCGCGCACCGCCTCGACCCGCTCGATGTCGTCCGCCAGCGACTGGCCCTTCTCGGCCACCTTGACCTTGGCCGTGCTGCACCCGCTGCGGCGCACGATCGCGGCGGCCTGCTCCGCGCCGACCGCGGGCACGGTGCAGTTGACCGGGATCCGGTCGCGCCGGGCCTCGGGCCACTCCCGCTCCGCGGAGTCGATCGCGGCGGCGAG
Above is a genomic segment from Aeromicrobium chenweiae containing:
- the menD gene encoding 2-succinyl-5-enolpyruvyl-6-hydroxy-3-cyclohexene-1-carboxylate synthase; translation: MSEQHSVGVARRLAMHLLGLGVTDAVLAPGSRSGPLALALAAADEQGLIRLHVRVDEREAAFLALGMAKASRRLVPVVTTSGTAVANLHPAMLEAVHSDVPVLAITADRPGRLRGTGANQTTDQREIFPGVPFVERVKQVTGGPAHLNLELDEPLIEPVQDWDFGAAGTRLRGSAAADPHVLDPGPRTVVVAGDDARQPARIAALDGGWPLLAEPSSGSRNGDEAIVAYRLLLAHAPLADRVERVVSFGHATLSRPVSRLLARTDIEIVHVGDQSTFPVPAGENVTFTHEVQVAGPGPRDWLGEWKDADRAATAAIDGQLDGSTPYDVAKAVNAAVPPGGLLFVGSSSPIRDLDLVARPYPVGEKRLVIANRGLAGIDGTLSTAIGAALARPSTRAIAYVGDLTFLHGSNGLLIGPEEPRPDLTIVVASDDGGSIFSTLEQGGPEYAASFERIYATPTGADIGALCAGYRVPHRLVRPADLADALAEDGDGIRVLEVPVDREGRRDLGDRIAQAVRAALKP
- a CDS encoding o-succinylbenzoate synthase, with protein sequence MPVRFRGITRREGMLIEGPAGWAEFSPFLDYDARESAPWLAAAIDSAEREWPEARRDRIPVNCTVPAVGAEQAAAIVRRSGCSTAKVKVAEKGQSLADDIERVEAVRDAIGPGGRVRVDANGGWSVDDAFGAIAALDLAAGGLEYVEQPCASVEGLAAVRRRVDVPIAADESIRRAEDPFRVVELEAADIAVLKVAPLGGVHACLRIAEQIGLPVVVSSAVETSIGLAAGLALASALPELPYACGLGTTSLLDGDVVASPLVPVDGFLPVGRPSLDLAAYEQVAADGETDARWQARLSAVRAVLA